The following are encoded together in the Pseudomonas maumuensis genome:
- a CDS encoding non-ribosomal peptide synthetase: protein MNPSEQDPQHRAEPAPNLAQRRRRGPGGLQANAAPPCLSAAQQRLWLHQRLESVGGLYNMPCALRVRGAIDVEALRQAIELHVQRHAVLRTLIEDRDGQPQARCEPLARLELPILEMADEQQALDWLRGEADAPIDLGQAPLLRTHLLRLDSRHHLLSLTVHHLACDGWSIGVMLREIGQAYEALSQGLPAALPALAVQYADYAHWQREWLDGSRVEHQLAFWRERLADAPALLALPLDHPRPAQQCYSGKTLRLALPAELSTQLRQFARAQGVTPYMLLLAVFNILLARYSASEDILVGSPVANRFPQETEALVGFFVNTLVMRNQPRAELTFEAFLRQVKQQALAAYAHQDVPFDRVVEAVQPPRSSSHAPLFQVEFVLQQALARRFALGSASVEPLPRASSFTKFDLTLALEDSPGAITGQIEYNAALFDDAFAQRMVGHLRTLLVSAMATPQARLADLEMLDDDEKTCLRRWGCAEHDPLPDRHLLTWLADWVAVQPDAIAIEHLDQRLSYLELDRLANRIAHAVRRQGVAKGERVALFMSRGCHYLAAMLALFKLGAPFVPFDPDQGAERNGRMLQRSAPALILCDPACAPALEYLQAPCPALCLEPASLERQPTDWPYAPASGLGDTAYMIFTSGSTGEPKAAMVSHLGMVNHLLAKAHDLKLRGDDCVAQIAVQTFDVAVWQFLVALLPGARTRVLTGLQAWEPQALWEQLERCQVSVVETVPSHLELLLDEHQRRPHALPRLRWMISNGEPLATALARRWFEQCPDTALMNAYGPSECSDDVTHLCLYAAPAATVPYQPIGRPIGNARLYVLDAHLRRVPCGVTGEIHIGGLCVGQGYFADPGRSAERFIDDPFDSQPAARLYKTGDLGRWDATGQLHMLGRCDFQLKIRGCRIEAGEVEAVLRRHPAVEQSLVIGASDGNGQQQLVAYVIAPQRPAPSAQSLRAFCRQHLPDYMVPAAICLLDAFALLPNGKIDRAALPPLASFAPTGEVPYRAPRDQREARLAAIWAELLGLERVGIDDSFFLLGGHSLLAVELTSRCREVLGQGLEIRHLFSHPSIAELHDYCAQALEESA from the coding sequence ATGAACCCATCAGAGCAGGATCCACAGCACCGCGCCGAGCCCGCGCCAAACCTGGCGCAACGTCGTCGACGCGGCCCGGGCGGGCTGCAGGCCAACGCGGCGCCGCCGTGCCTGTCGGCCGCCCAGCAACGGCTCTGGCTGCACCAGCGCCTGGAGTCGGTCGGCGGCCTGTACAACATGCCGTGCGCCTTGCGGGTGCGCGGCGCCATCGATGTCGAAGCGCTGCGCCAGGCGATCGAGCTGCACGTGCAACGACACGCCGTGCTACGCACACTGATCGAGGACCGCGACGGCCAGCCGCAGGCGCGCTGCGAACCCCTGGCGCGCCTGGAATTGCCGATCCTCGAAATGGCCGACGAGCAGCAGGCGCTAGATTGGTTGCGCGGCGAGGCCGACGCGCCGATCGACCTGGGCCAGGCGCCGCTGCTGCGCACCCACCTACTGCGCCTGGACAGCCGCCATCACCTGCTGTCACTGACCGTACACCACCTCGCCTGCGACGGCTGGTCGATCGGGGTGATGCTGCGCGAGATCGGCCAGGCCTACGAGGCCCTGAGCCAGGGCCTGCCGGCAGCGCTGCCGGCGCTGGCCGTGCAGTACGCCGACTACGCCCACTGGCAGCGCGAATGGCTGGACGGCAGCCGGGTCGAGCACCAGCTGGCGTTCTGGCGCGAGCGGCTGGCCGACGCCCCGGCGCTACTGGCCCTGCCCCTGGACCATCCGCGCCCGGCACAGCAGTGCTACAGCGGCAAGACCCTGCGCCTGGCCCTGCCCGCCGAGCTGAGCACGCAACTGCGTCAGTTCGCCCGGGCCCAGGGGGTGACGCCCTACATGTTGTTGCTGGCAGTGTTCAACATCCTGCTGGCACGCTACAGCGCCAGCGAGGACATCCTGGTCGGCTCGCCGGTGGCCAACCGCTTCCCGCAAGAGACCGAGGCGCTGGTGGGGTTCTTCGTCAACACCCTGGTAATGCGCAACCAGCCGCGCGCCGAACTGACCTTCGAGGCCTTCCTGCGCCAGGTCAAGCAGCAGGCTCTGGCCGCCTATGCCCACCAGGACGTGCCGTTCGACCGCGTGGTGGAGGCCGTGCAACCGCCGCGCAGCAGCAGCCACGCACCGTTGTTCCAGGTCGAATTCGTCCTCCAGCAGGCCCTGGCCCGGCGCTTCGCCCTCGGCAGCGCCAGCGTCGAGCCGTTGCCACGCGCCAGTAGCTTCACCAAGTTCGACCTGACCCTGGCGCTGGAGGACAGCCCTGGCGCGATCACCGGCCAGATCGAATACAACGCGGCCCTGTTCGACGATGCCTTCGCCCAGCGCATGGTCGGTCACCTGCGTACCCTGCTGGTCTCGGCCATGGCCACGCCGCAGGCGCGCCTGGCCGACCTGGAGATGCTCGACGACGACGAAAAGACCTGCCTGCGCCGCTGGGGCTGCGCCGAGCATGACCCCTTGCCCGATCGCCACCTGCTCACCTGGCTGGCCGACTGGGTGGCGGTCCAGCCCGACGCCATCGCCATCGAACACCTCGACCAGCGCCTGAGCTACCTGGAGCTGGATCGCCTGGCCAACCGCATCGCCCATGCCGTGCGCCGCCAGGGCGTGGCCAAGGGCGAGCGGGTGGCGCTGTTCATGAGCCGTGGCTGCCACTACCTGGCGGCCATGCTGGCGCTGTTCAAGCTGGGCGCGCCGTTCGTTCCCTTCGATCCGGACCAGGGTGCCGAGCGCAACGGGCGCATGCTGCAGCGCAGCGCACCGGCGCTGATTCTCTGCGACCCGGCATGCGCACCGGCGCTGGAATACCTGCAAGCGCCCTGCCCGGCCCTGTGCCTGGAGCCGGCCAGCCTCGAACGCCAGCCCACCGACTGGCCCTACGCTCCCGCCAGCGGGCTGGGCGACACGGCCTACATGATCTTCACCTCCGGTTCCACCGGCGAGCCCAAGGCGGCCATGGTCAGCCACCTGGGGATGGTCAACCACCTGCTGGCCAAGGCCCACGACCTGAAGCTGCGCGGCGACGACTGCGTGGCCCAGATCGCCGTGCAGACCTTCGACGTGGCGGTGTGGCAGTTCCTCGTCGCGCTCCTGCCGGGCGCGCGCACCCGCGTGCTTACCGGCCTGCAGGCGTGGGAGCCACAGGCGTTGTGGGAGCAGCTGGAGCGCTGCCAGGTCAGCGTGGTCGAGACGGTGCCTTCGCACCTGGAGCTGCTGCTCGACGAACACCAGCGTCGACCCCACGCACTACCCCGGCTGCGCTGGATGATCAGCAACGGCGAGCCGCTGGCCACCGCCCTGGCGCGGCGCTGGTTCGAGCAATGCCCGGATACCGCGCTGATGAACGCCTACGGCCCCAGCGAGTGCTCCGACGACGTCACCCACCTGTGCCTGTACGCCGCGCCAGCCGCCACCGTGCCGTACCAGCCGATCGGCCGCCCCATCGGCAACGCTCGCCTGTACGTGCTCGACGCCCACCTGCGACGGGTGCCGTGCGGGGTCACCGGCGAAATCCATATCGGTGGCCTGTGCGTCGGCCAAGGTTACTTCGCTGACCCCGGACGCAGCGCCGAGCGGTTCATCGACGACCCGTTCGACAGCCAGCCCGCTGCTCGCCTGTACAAGACCGGCGACCTTGGCCGCTGGGACGCCACCGGCCAGTTGCACATGCTCGGCCGCTGCGATTTCCAGCTGAAGATCCGCGGCTGCCGCATCGAGGCAGGCGAGGTCGAGGCGGTGCTCCGCCGGCATCCGGCGGTCGAGCAGAGCCTGGTCATCGGCGCCAGCGACGGCAACGGCCAGCAGCAACTGGTCGCCTACGTGATCGCGCCACAACGCCCGGCGCCTTCGGCGCAAAGCCTGCGGGCCTTCTGCCGCCAGCACCTGCCCGACTACATGGTGCCCGCCGCGATCTGCCTGCTGGATGCCTTCGCCCTGTTGCCCAACGGCAAGATCGACCGCGCCGCGCTGCCGCCGCTGGCCAGCTTCGCGCCGACCGGCGAGGTGCCCTACCGCGCCCCGCGCGATCAGCGCGAGGCACGCCTGGCGGCGATCTGGGCCGAGTTGCTGGGGCTTGAGCGCGTGGGTATCGACGACAGCTTCTTCCTGCTTGGCGGCCATTCGCTGCTGGCCGTGGAGCTGACCAGCCGCTGTCGCGAAGTGCTTGGCCAAGGGCTGGAGATACGCCACCTGTTCAGCCATCCGAGCATCGCCGAACTGCATGACTACTGCGCCCAGGCGCTGGAGGAAAGCGCATGA